Proteins encoded together in one Parambassis ranga unplaced genomic scaffold, fParRan2.1 scaffold_65_arrow_ctg1, whole genome shotgun sequence window:
- the LOC114431262 gene encoding high mobility group protein B3-like: MMRKDVNKPKGKTSAYAFFVQTCREEHRKKNPEQSVNFAEFSKKCSERWKALSPSDKKCFEDMAKADKVRYNREMKDYVPPKGFGKRGRKRKDPNAPKRPPSAFFVFCSEYRPSVKQQYPGLSIGDCAKKLGEMWSKLSQSEKQPYEEKAQKLREKYDRDMVAYRGGGTYARNPSSSAQGGEEEEDDEGEEEDDEEEDDE, translated from the exons ATGATGCGTAAAGACGTCAACAAGCCAAAGGGGAAGACGTCGGCATACGCGTTCTTTGTCCAAACGTGTCGAGAAGAGCACAGGAAGAAGAACCCTGAGCAGTCTGTCAACTTTGCAGAGTTCTCTAAGAAGTGCTCTGAGAGATGGAAG GCTCTGTCTCCCAGCGACAAGAAGTGTTTCGAGGACATGGCCAAGGCAGACAAGGTGCGCTACAACAGGGAGATGAAAGACTATGTGCCACCTAAGGGCTTTGGGAAGAGAGGCCGCAAGAGGAAAGACCCCAACGCTCCCAAAAGACCCCC gtccGCCTTCTTCGTGTTTTGCAGCGAGTACCGTCCCAGCGTGAAGCAACAGTACCCTGGACTGTCCATAGGAGACTGTGCTAAAAAGCTGGGAGAGATGTGGAGCAAACTGTCCCAGTCTGAGAAGCAGCCGTACGAAGAGAAAGCCCAGAAACTACGAGAGAAATATGACCGG gacaTGGTGGCATACCGTGGCGGCGGCACGTATGCCAGGAACCCCAGCTCTTCAGctcagggaggagaggaagaggaggatgatgagggggaggaagaagacGATGAAGAGGAAGACGACGAGTAG